A genomic stretch from Camelus dromedarius isolate mCamDro1 chromosome 10, mCamDro1.pat, whole genome shotgun sequence includes:
- the LOC135322259 gene encoding interferon alpha-14-like produces MAQICVLVAGVMLCSLPACSLARNLPEIQSLENKEIVRLLRHMKRTPLHSCLKDRRDFKLPWERDNIAQNQTAQGPCSYHQMLQQIFHLFSTEHSHAAWDNTSLNKLLSSLDLTLHQLEQAEEGNLDCPFWGTAVREYFQAIHLYLKEKEYSPCAWEIVREETKKRLSFMKHPKWKA; encoded by the coding sequence ATGGCCCAGATCTGCGTGCTTGTGGCAGGAGTGatgctctgctccctccctgcttGCTCTCTTGCCAGGAACTTGCCTGAGATCCAGAGCCTAGAAAACAAGGAGATCGTCAGGCTTTTGAGACACATGAAACGGACCCCCCTTCACTCATGCCTAAAGGACAGGAGGGACTTCAAACTTCCCTGGGAAAGAGACAATATCGCCCAAAACCAGACGGCTCAAGGCCCCTGTTCCTACCATCAGATGCTCCAGCAGATTTTCCACCTCTTCAGCACAGAGCACAGCCATGCTGCTTGGGACAACACCTCCCTAAATAAACTACTCTCCAGTCTGGATCTCACCCTGCACCAACTGGAGCAGGCTGAAGAAGGCAATCTAGACTGTCCCTTTTGGGGAACTGCTGTTCGGGAGTATTTCCAAGCAATTCATCTCTACTTGAAGGAAAAGGAATACAGCCCCTGTGCCTGGGAGATTGTCAGAGAGGAAACTAAAAAGCGCCTTTCCTTCATGAAACATCCGAAATGGAAAGCATGA